Proteins encoded within one genomic window of Alosa alosa isolate M-15738 ecotype Scorff River chromosome 24, AALO_Geno_1.1, whole genome shotgun sequence:
- the men1 gene encoding menin isoform X1, which yields MGLRSEQKKHFPLRGIDGVVKLFEAELRNPEPDLALLSLVLGFVEHFLAVNRVIPINVPGVRFEPLQPDCPNSCFPVVELGLLTALHERFTAQIRGAVDLTRYRRSGGISSRELVNKVSDVIWNSLSRSYFKDRAHIQSLFSLITGTKLDSSGVAFAVVAACQVLGLRDVHLALSEDHAWVIFGKDGEDTAEVTWHGKGNEDRRGQTVTAGVNERVNVNESWLYLKGSYMKCNRNMEVAFMVCAINPSLDLHTDSTELLQLQQRLLWLLYERGDLEKYPMAMGTLADLEDQEPISGKESPLNIHLKAVESAKKYYNNEHIYPFMYLAGYHYRHRNVQDALGSWAEAATVMQDYNYCREDEEIYKEFFDIANDVIPTLLKETVVEGGAEGAEGTAEKSEKDSPRQAAVLSALQDPECFAHLLRFYDGICKWEEGSPTPVLHVGWATYLVQSLSRFDAQVRQKVSIITKEAETQDDDDQSSDDPREGRRRGPRRESKLDEQPQALPPGQTPSAGQTPVPPPAQPTNAAAATTAKKIADGGARRRSSQGGARGAETSEAKTRASTPSPTPSCTQQAVGLGAGPVVTFTSEKMKGMKELLSAAKVNSSAIKLQLTAQSQVQLKRQKPSASGDYTLSFMKRPRKTL from the exons ATGGGGTTGCGGTCGGAGCAGAAAAAGCACTTTCCACTTCGAGGGATCGATGGAGTAGTAAAACTGTTCGAGGCTGAGCTACGAAACCCGGAACCGGACCTGGCTTTATTGTCTCTTGTTTTGGGCTTTGTGGAGCACTTCTTGGCCGTAAACAGAGTAATCCCAATCAACGTGCCTGGGGTGCGCTTCGAGCCCCTTCAGCCAGACTGCCCGAACTCCTGCTTCCCCGTTGTTGAACTGGGTCTGCTGACGGCCCTGCACGAGCGCTTCACAGCTCAGATCCGTGGCGCGGTGGACCTGACCCGTTACCGGAGGTCGGGTGGCATCTCCAGTCGGGAGTTGGTTAACAAAGTGTCTGACGTCATTTGGAACAGTCTCAGTCGATCCTACTTCAAGGACCGTGCTCACATCCAATCGCTTTTCAGTCTAATCACTG GCACTAAGTTGGACAGCTCAGGGGTGGCTTTTGCAGTGGTCGCCGCCTGTCAGGTCCTGGGACTTCGTGATGTTCACCTGGCTCTCTCAGAGGACCATGCGTGGGTCATCTTCGGCAAAGATGGCGAGGACACTGCTGAGGTCACGTGGCACGGGAAAGGGAATGAGGATCGGAGGGGTCAAACTGTCACCGCTGGAGTGAACGAAAGGGTGAATGTCAATGAA AGTTGGCTCTATTTGAAAGGCTcgtacatgaagtgtaaccGCAACATGGAGGTGGCTTTCATGGTGTGTGCCATCAACCCCTCTCTGGACCTGCACACGGACAGCACAGAGCTTCTGCAGCTGCAACAG AGGCTTTTGTGGCTGCTCTACGAAAGAGGAGATTTGGAAAA ATACCCTATGGCCATGGGCACACTAGCAGACCTGGAGGACCAGGAGCCCATCAGTGGTAAAGAGAGTCCCTTGAACATCCACTTGAAG GCCGTGGAGTCAGCCAAGAAGTACTACAACAACGAGCACATCTACCCATTCATGTACTTGGCTGGGTACCACTACAGACACCGCAACGTGCAGGACGCCCTGGGGTCATGGGCTGAGGCCGCCACCGTCATGCAGGA CTACAACTACTGCCGTGAGGATGAGGAGATCTATAAGGAGTTCTTTGACATCGCCAATGACGTCATCCCCACGCTCCTGAAGGAGACTGTCGTGGAGGGCGGGGCTGAGGGTGCAGAGGGCACAGCGGAGAAGTCTGAGAAG GACTCCCCAAGACAGGCTGCCGTTCTCTCAGCACTCCAAGACCCAGAATGCTTTGCGCACCTGCTGCGTTTCTATGACGGCATCTGTAAGTGGGAAGAGGGGAGCCCCACACCTGTGCTGCATGTGGGCTGGGCCACCTACCTGGTGCAGTCGCTCAGTCGCTTCGACGCCCAG GTGAGACAGAAAGTCTCCATCATCACCAAAGAGGCCGAGACCCAGGACGATGATGACCAGTCGAGCGACGATCCGCGTGAGGGCCGGCGCCGGGGCCCTCGCCGCGAGTCGAAACTGGACGAGCAGCCTCAAGCCCTCCCCCCTGGCCAGACGCCTTCCGCAGGCCAGACACCCGTACCCCCGCCCGCCCAGCCAACCAACGCCGCTGCCGCCACCACCGCGAAAAAGATCGCTGATGGCGGGGCCCGGAGGCGCTCCTCTCAAGGGGGAGCCCGTGGCGCAGAGACGTCCGAGGCCAAAACCCGCGCCAGCACGCCGAGTCCCACCCCTTCCTGTACCCAGCAGGCCGTGGGGCTGGGCGCCGGCCCCGTGGTGACCTTCACAAGCGAGAAGATGAAGGGCATGAAGGAGCTGCTGTCGGCGGCCAAGGTGAACTCTAGCGCCATCAAGCTGCAGCTGACGGCGCAGTCGCAGGTGCAGCTGAAGCGGCAGAAGCCCTCGGCGTCTGGCGACTACACGCTGTCCTTCATGAAGCGCCCGCGCAAGACGCTGTAG
- the men1 gene encoding menin isoform X2 — MGLRSEQKKHFPLRGIDGVVKLFEAELRNPEPDLALLSLVLGFVEHFLAVNRVIPINVPGVRFEPLQPDCPNSCFPVVELGLLTALHERFTAQIRGAVDLTRYRRSGGISSRELVNKVSDVIWNSLSRSYFKDRAHIQSLFSLITGTKLDSSGVAFAVVAACQVLGLRDVHLALSEDHAWVIFGKDGEDTAEVTWHGKGNEDRRGQTVTAGVNERSWLYLKGSYMKCNRNMEVAFMVCAINPSLDLHTDSTELLQLQQRLLWLLYERGDLEKYPMAMGTLADLEDQEPISGKESPLNIHLKAVESAKKYYNNEHIYPFMYLAGYHYRHRNVQDALGSWAEAATVMQDYNYCREDEEIYKEFFDIANDVIPTLLKETVVEGGAEGAEGTAEKSEKDSPRQAAVLSALQDPECFAHLLRFYDGICKWEEGSPTPVLHVGWATYLVQSLSRFDAQVRQKVSIITKEAETQDDDDQSSDDPREGRRRGPRRESKLDEQPQALPPGQTPSAGQTPVPPPAQPTNAAAATTAKKIADGGARRRSSQGGARGAETSEAKTRASTPSPTPSCTQQAVGLGAGPVVTFTSEKMKGMKELLSAAKVNSSAIKLQLTAQSQVQLKRQKPSASGDYTLSFMKRPRKTL; from the exons ATGGGGTTGCGGTCGGAGCAGAAAAAGCACTTTCCACTTCGAGGGATCGATGGAGTAGTAAAACTGTTCGAGGCTGAGCTACGAAACCCGGAACCGGACCTGGCTTTATTGTCTCTTGTTTTGGGCTTTGTGGAGCACTTCTTGGCCGTAAACAGAGTAATCCCAATCAACGTGCCTGGGGTGCGCTTCGAGCCCCTTCAGCCAGACTGCCCGAACTCCTGCTTCCCCGTTGTTGAACTGGGTCTGCTGACGGCCCTGCACGAGCGCTTCACAGCTCAGATCCGTGGCGCGGTGGACCTGACCCGTTACCGGAGGTCGGGTGGCATCTCCAGTCGGGAGTTGGTTAACAAAGTGTCTGACGTCATTTGGAACAGTCTCAGTCGATCCTACTTCAAGGACCGTGCTCACATCCAATCGCTTTTCAGTCTAATCACTG GCACTAAGTTGGACAGCTCAGGGGTGGCTTTTGCAGTGGTCGCCGCCTGTCAGGTCCTGGGACTTCGTGATGTTCACCTGGCTCTCTCAGAGGACCATGCGTGGGTCATCTTCGGCAAAGATGGCGAGGACACTGCTGAGGTCACGTGGCACGGGAAAGGGAATGAGGATCGGAGGGGTCAAACTGTCACCGCTGGAGTGAACGAAAGG AGTTGGCTCTATTTGAAAGGCTcgtacatgaagtgtaaccGCAACATGGAGGTGGCTTTCATGGTGTGTGCCATCAACCCCTCTCTGGACCTGCACACGGACAGCACAGAGCTTCTGCAGCTGCAACAG AGGCTTTTGTGGCTGCTCTACGAAAGAGGAGATTTGGAAAA ATACCCTATGGCCATGGGCACACTAGCAGACCTGGAGGACCAGGAGCCCATCAGTGGTAAAGAGAGTCCCTTGAACATCCACTTGAAG GCCGTGGAGTCAGCCAAGAAGTACTACAACAACGAGCACATCTACCCATTCATGTACTTGGCTGGGTACCACTACAGACACCGCAACGTGCAGGACGCCCTGGGGTCATGGGCTGAGGCCGCCACCGTCATGCAGGA CTACAACTACTGCCGTGAGGATGAGGAGATCTATAAGGAGTTCTTTGACATCGCCAATGACGTCATCCCCACGCTCCTGAAGGAGACTGTCGTGGAGGGCGGGGCTGAGGGTGCAGAGGGCACAGCGGAGAAGTCTGAGAAG GACTCCCCAAGACAGGCTGCCGTTCTCTCAGCACTCCAAGACCCAGAATGCTTTGCGCACCTGCTGCGTTTCTATGACGGCATCTGTAAGTGGGAAGAGGGGAGCCCCACACCTGTGCTGCATGTGGGCTGGGCCACCTACCTGGTGCAGTCGCTCAGTCGCTTCGACGCCCAG GTGAGACAGAAAGTCTCCATCATCACCAAAGAGGCCGAGACCCAGGACGATGATGACCAGTCGAGCGACGATCCGCGTGAGGGCCGGCGCCGGGGCCCTCGCCGCGAGTCGAAACTGGACGAGCAGCCTCAAGCCCTCCCCCCTGGCCAGACGCCTTCCGCAGGCCAGACACCCGTACCCCCGCCCGCCCAGCCAACCAACGCCGCTGCCGCCACCACCGCGAAAAAGATCGCTGATGGCGGGGCCCGGAGGCGCTCCTCTCAAGGGGGAGCCCGTGGCGCAGAGACGTCCGAGGCCAAAACCCGCGCCAGCACGCCGAGTCCCACCCCTTCCTGTACCCAGCAGGCCGTGGGGCTGGGCGCCGGCCCCGTGGTGACCTTCACAAGCGAGAAGATGAAGGGCATGAAGGAGCTGCTGTCGGCGGCCAAGGTGAACTCTAGCGCCATCAAGCTGCAGCTGACGGCGCAGTCGCAGGTGCAGCTGAAGCGGCAGAAGCCCTCGGCGTCTGGCGACTACACGCTGTCCTTCATGAAGCGCCCGCGCAAGACGCTGTAG